In Rutidosis leptorrhynchoides isolate AG116_Rl617_1_P2 chromosome 2, CSIRO_AGI_Rlap_v1, whole genome shotgun sequence, one genomic interval encodes:
- the LOC139889635 gene encoding uncharacterized protein translates to MDKTFKMLEFIIDDDSDDEKIYNFVSSLADEDVEGEASSSRVPRPRTYIPRDREDAAVRLYNDYFSETPNYTEKNFRRRYRMSRELFLRIIEGISNFNSSDIPDYFMFFRERPDATGHQSLTILQKCTAAIRQMAYGTTPDLHDEYIKIGEKTAALCLDNFCRCVFHLFARQYLRKPTAKDIARLYSFHAQKHGLPGANNDINVLNYSPLFNTIKNGTAPPSPFDVNGHHYERGYYLGDGIYPDWAMLVKAPHSPTDEPRKKFKRFQESARKDIERAFGVLQGRFQMLKTLARSMDFDKIRRHMYACIVLHNMIQENNGFVIGKKEERMIQRNPPRRLHRDLRDRDAMVKEIRDKQVHKQLEADLAELVWNLSPYFRTANIIE, encoded by the exons ATGGATAAAACATTCAAAATGCTCGAATTTATTATTGATGACGATTCGGATGatgaaaaaatatataattttgttaGTAGTTTGGCGGACGAAGATGTCGAGGGAGAAGCTTCAAGTTCACGAGTCCCTCGCCCCCGTACCTATATTCCAAGGGACCGTGAAGATGCGGCAGTGAGGTTATACAACGATTATTTTTCTGAAACTCCAAATTATACGGAAAAGAACTTTAGACGACGTTATCGAATGAGTCGTGAATTATTTCTCCGTATCATCGAAGGTATATCAAACTTTAATAGTAGCGATATTCCCGATTATTTTATGTTTTTTAGGGAACGTCCCGATGCTACTGGTCATCAAAGTTTGACGATACTTCAAAAATGCACGGCGGCCATACGTCAAATGGCGTATGGAACTACACCTGATTTACATGACGAATACATAAAAATTGGTGAGAAAACAGCTGCTTTATGTTTAGATAATTTTTGTAGATGCGTGTTTCATTTGTTTGCTAGACAGTACTTGAGAAAACCAACAGCCAAAGATATTGCTCGGCTTTATAGTTTTCATGCCCAAAAACATGGTTTACCGG GTGCGAACAACGACATTAACGTTTTAAATTATTCACCATTGTTCAACACTATTAAAAATGGAACTGCTCCACCTTCACCATTCGATGTTAACGGGCATCACTACGAAAGAGGTTATTACCTAGGTGATGGTATATACCCCGATTGGGCAATGTTGGTCAAAGCTCCCCATTCTCCAACTGACGAACCTCGAAAAAAATTTAAAAGGTTTCAAGAAAGTGCGAGAAAAGATATTGAGCGTGCATTTGGAGTATTACAGGGTAGATTTCAAATGTTAAAAACTCTGGCGAGATCTATGGACTTCGACAAAATAAGAAGACATATGTATGCGTGTATCGTATTACATAACATGATTCAAGAAAATAACGGGTTTGTTATTGGGAAGAAAGAAGAAAGAATGATACAACGGAACCCACCACGTCGGTTACACAGGGATTTGAGGGATCGAGATGCAATGGTTAAGGAAATAAGAGATAAGCAAGTTCACAAACAGTTAGAGGCAGATTTAGCCGAGCTCGTTTGGAACTTATCACCTTACTTTCGTACCGCTAATATTATTGAGTAA
- the LOC139893013 gene encoding U-box domain-containing protein 62-like isoform X3, with amino-acid sequence MASEETNLALSHHHQLLLQNTSNSSLRSNPPGSGPDRPAVGTTRELTAFIDHQHRFFKPQNANELRSSIYNSGPVHQNWNSGNGNDSGPCSGSMSADGSDGNDINDARPSSSENHVQELSQYPNALALVDRNGDLYYSSQYLHGTEGSGLGAKDPTVENSCGFSGRKDGSYSGEPGDSLRKILSDPITGTLMDDAMILPCGHSFGSGGLQHVLKMKACYTCSRPTMESSVASNLSLRSAVLAFRREDELQGQHASKRRRERLDQDKSNYNDLMFMNTSRGRGLQSPLSQGDRVIIKGNKRIPERFVGCEAVVTAQCSNGCPFPVLGVQVCG; translated from the exons ATGGCATCTGAAGAAACTAATTTAGCACTATCACACCACCACCAGCTTCTACTTCAAAACACCTCGAATTCAAGCTTGCGGTCCAACCCTCCCGGGTCCGGACCCGATCGTCCTGCTGTAGGCACTACCCGTGAGTTGACTGCATTTATTGACCATCAACACCGGTTTTTTAAACCGCAAAATGCAAATGAGCTCCGGTCAAGTATCTACAATTCCGGTCCGGTTCACCAGAATTGGAATAGTGGCAATGGAAATGATTCGGGTCCTTGTTCGGGTTCAATGAGTGCAGATGGATCGGATG GAAATGATATAAATGATGCAAGACCTAGTTCAAGTGAAAATCATGTGCAAGAATTGAGCCAGTACCCGAATGCTTTAGCACTTGTGGATCGTAATGGCGATTTGTACTATTCATCTCAATATCTTCATGGTACGGAGGGTTCCGGATTGGGGGCTAAAGATCCGACGGTTGAAAATAGTTGTGGATTTAGTGGAAGAAAGGATGGTTCTTATTCAGGTGAACCCGGGGATTCGCTGAGAAAAATACTCTCAGATCCTATAAC AGGAACACTTATGGATGATGCTATGATATTACCGTGTGGTCATTCTTTTGGTAGTGGTGGACTGCAGCATGTTTTAAAAATG AAGGCGTGTTATACTTGTTCACGCCCCACGATGGAAAGCTCTGTGGCTTCAAATCTAT CTCTGCGATCTGCTGTTTTGGCATTTCGTAGGGAGGATGAGTTGCAGGGTCAGCATGCATCTAAAAGAAGAAGAGAGAGATTAGATCAG GACAAAAGTAATTACAATGATCTGATGTTCATGAATACATCAAGAGGCAGAGGCCTTCAATCTCCATTATCTCAGGGTGATCGCGTTATTATCAAG GGCAACAAGAGGATCCCAGAGCGATTTGTTGGTTGTGAGGCTGTTGTCACAGCTCAGTGTTCAAATGGATG CCCGTTTCCTGTGTTGGGCGTTCAGGTTTGTGGTTAA
- the LOC139893013 gene encoding U-box domain-containing protein 62-like isoform X1, which produces MASEETNLALSHHHQLLLQNTSNSSLRSNPPGSGPDRPAVGTTRELTAFIDHQHRFFKPQNANELRSSIYNSGPVHQNWNSGNGNDSGPCSGSMSADGSDGNDINDARPSSSENHVQELSQYPNALALVDRNGDLYYSSQYLHGTEGSGLGAKDPTVENSCGFSGRKDGSYSGEPGDSLRKILSDPITGTLMDDAMILPCGHSFGSGGLQHVLKMKACYTCSRPTMESSVASNLSLRSAVLAFRREDELQGQHASKRRRERLDQDKSNYNDLMFMNTSRGRGLQSPLSQGDRVIIKGNKRIPERFVGCEAVVTAQCSNGWFVVKTLDNAESIKVQYRSLAKVSNNSSPHPSSSKMTPN; this is translated from the exons ATGGCATCTGAAGAAACTAATTTAGCACTATCACACCACCACCAGCTTCTACTTCAAAACACCTCGAATTCAAGCTTGCGGTCCAACCCTCCCGGGTCCGGACCCGATCGTCCTGCTGTAGGCACTACCCGTGAGTTGACTGCATTTATTGACCATCAACACCGGTTTTTTAAACCGCAAAATGCAAATGAGCTCCGGTCAAGTATCTACAATTCCGGTCCGGTTCACCAGAATTGGAATAGTGGCAATGGAAATGATTCGGGTCCTTGTTCGGGTTCAATGAGTGCAGATGGATCGGATG GAAATGATATAAATGATGCAAGACCTAGTTCAAGTGAAAATCATGTGCAAGAATTGAGCCAGTACCCGAATGCTTTAGCACTTGTGGATCGTAATGGCGATTTGTACTATTCATCTCAATATCTTCATGGTACGGAGGGTTCCGGATTGGGGGCTAAAGATCCGACGGTTGAAAATAGTTGTGGATTTAGTGGAAGAAAGGATGGTTCTTATTCAGGTGAACCCGGGGATTCGCTGAGAAAAATACTCTCAGATCCTATAAC AGGAACACTTATGGATGATGCTATGATATTACCGTGTGGTCATTCTTTTGGTAGTGGTGGACTGCAGCATGTTTTAAAAATG AAGGCGTGTTATACTTGTTCACGCCCCACGATGGAAAGCTCTGTGGCTTCAAATCTAT CTCTGCGATCTGCTGTTTTGGCATTTCGTAGGGAGGATGAGTTGCAGGGTCAGCATGCATCTAAAAGAAGAAGAGAGAGATTAGATCAG GACAAAAGTAATTACAATGATCTGATGTTCATGAATACATCAAGAGGCAGAGGCCTTCAATCTCCATTATCTCAGGGTGATCGCGTTATTATCAAG GGCAACAAGAGGATCCCAGAGCGATTTGTTGGTTGTGAGGCTGTTGTCACAGCTCAGTGTTCAAATGGATG GTTTGTGGTTAAGACATTGGATAATGCTGAGAGCATCAAAGTGCAATATCGGTCATTAGCCAAAGTTTCAAATAATTCATCACCGCATCCAAGTTCAAGTAAGATGACACCAAATTGA
- the LOC139893013 gene encoding U-box domain-containing protein 62-like isoform X4, whose amino-acid sequence MASEETNLALSHHHQLLLQNTSNSSLRSNPPGSGPDRPAVGTTRELTAFIDHQHRFFKPQNANELRSSIYNSGPVHQNWNSGNGNDSGPCSGSMSADGSDGNDINDARPSSSENHVQELSQYPNALALVDRNGDLYYSSQYLHGTEGSGLGAKDPTVENSCGFSGRKDGSYSGEPGDSLRKILSDPITGTLMDDAMILPCGHSFGSGGLQHVLKMKACYTCSRPTMESSVASNLSLRSAVLAFRREDELQGQHASKRRRERLDQDKSNYNDLMFMNTSRGRGLQSPLSQGDRVIIK is encoded by the exons ATGGCATCTGAAGAAACTAATTTAGCACTATCACACCACCACCAGCTTCTACTTCAAAACACCTCGAATTCAAGCTTGCGGTCCAACCCTCCCGGGTCCGGACCCGATCGTCCTGCTGTAGGCACTACCCGTGAGTTGACTGCATTTATTGACCATCAACACCGGTTTTTTAAACCGCAAAATGCAAATGAGCTCCGGTCAAGTATCTACAATTCCGGTCCGGTTCACCAGAATTGGAATAGTGGCAATGGAAATGATTCGGGTCCTTGTTCGGGTTCAATGAGTGCAGATGGATCGGATG GAAATGATATAAATGATGCAAGACCTAGTTCAAGTGAAAATCATGTGCAAGAATTGAGCCAGTACCCGAATGCTTTAGCACTTGTGGATCGTAATGGCGATTTGTACTATTCATCTCAATATCTTCATGGTACGGAGGGTTCCGGATTGGGGGCTAAAGATCCGACGGTTGAAAATAGTTGTGGATTTAGTGGAAGAAAGGATGGTTCTTATTCAGGTGAACCCGGGGATTCGCTGAGAAAAATACTCTCAGATCCTATAAC AGGAACACTTATGGATGATGCTATGATATTACCGTGTGGTCATTCTTTTGGTAGTGGTGGACTGCAGCATGTTTTAAAAATG AAGGCGTGTTATACTTGTTCACGCCCCACGATGGAAAGCTCTGTGGCTTCAAATCTAT CTCTGCGATCTGCTGTTTTGGCATTTCGTAGGGAGGATGAGTTGCAGGGTCAGCATGCATCTAAAAGAAGAAGAGAGAGATTAGATCAG GACAAAAGTAATTACAATGATCTGATGTTCATGAATACATCAAGAGGCAGAGGCCTTCAATCTCCATTATCTCAGGGTGATCGCGTTATTATCAAG TGA
- the LOC139893013 gene encoding U-box domain-containing protein 62-like isoform X2, with amino-acid sequence MASEETNLALSHHHQLLLQNTSNSSLRSNPPGSGPDRPAVGTTRELTAFIDHQHRFFKPQNANELRSSIYNSGPVHQNWNSGNGNDSGPCSGSMSADGSDGNDINDARPSSSENHVQELSQYPNALALVDRNGDLYYSSQYLHGTEGSGLGAKDPTVENSCGFSGRKDGSYSGEPGDSLRKILSDPITGTLMDDAMILPCGHSFGSGGLQHVLKMACYTCSRPTMESSVASNLSLRSAVLAFRREDELQGQHASKRRRERLDQDKSNYNDLMFMNTSRGRGLQSPLSQGDRVIIKGNKRIPERFVGCEAVVTAQCSNGWFVVKTLDNAESIKVQYRSLAKVSNNSSPHPSSSKMTPN; translated from the exons ATGGCATCTGAAGAAACTAATTTAGCACTATCACACCACCACCAGCTTCTACTTCAAAACACCTCGAATTCAAGCTTGCGGTCCAACCCTCCCGGGTCCGGACCCGATCGTCCTGCTGTAGGCACTACCCGTGAGTTGACTGCATTTATTGACCATCAACACCGGTTTTTTAAACCGCAAAATGCAAATGAGCTCCGGTCAAGTATCTACAATTCCGGTCCGGTTCACCAGAATTGGAATAGTGGCAATGGAAATGATTCGGGTCCTTGTTCGGGTTCAATGAGTGCAGATGGATCGGATG GAAATGATATAAATGATGCAAGACCTAGTTCAAGTGAAAATCATGTGCAAGAATTGAGCCAGTACCCGAATGCTTTAGCACTTGTGGATCGTAATGGCGATTTGTACTATTCATCTCAATATCTTCATGGTACGGAGGGTTCCGGATTGGGGGCTAAAGATCCGACGGTTGAAAATAGTTGTGGATTTAGTGGAAGAAAGGATGGTTCTTATTCAGGTGAACCCGGGGATTCGCTGAGAAAAATACTCTCAGATCCTATAAC AGGAACACTTATGGATGATGCTATGATATTACCGTGTGGTCATTCTTTTGGTAGTGGTGGACTGCAGCATGTTTTAAAAATG GCGTGTTATACTTGTTCACGCCCCACGATGGAAAGCTCTGTGGCTTCAAATCTAT CTCTGCGATCTGCTGTTTTGGCATTTCGTAGGGAGGATGAGTTGCAGGGTCAGCATGCATCTAAAAGAAGAAGAGAGAGATTAGATCAG GACAAAAGTAATTACAATGATCTGATGTTCATGAATACATCAAGAGGCAGAGGCCTTCAATCTCCATTATCTCAGGGTGATCGCGTTATTATCAAG GGCAACAAGAGGATCCCAGAGCGATTTGTTGGTTGTGAGGCTGTTGTCACAGCTCAGTGTTCAAATGGATG GTTTGTGGTTAAGACATTGGATAATGCTGAGAGCATCAAAGTGCAATATCGGTCATTAGCCAAAGTTTCAAATAATTCATCACCGCATCCAAGTTCAAGTAAGATGACACCAAATTGA